A genomic segment from Nicotiana sylvestris chromosome 1, ASM39365v2, whole genome shotgun sequence encodes:
- the LOC104237490 gene encoding actin-related protein 2/3 complex subunit 2B isoform X2 — MEKVKAISADVLEIVEPPKEGYQLTLRLNFARMPHGKESIKTITDIAAVQGVILSSQLEEMLMNVNSQDVAQGMYKPIKLVYHPREPFYVIKQPQKITAVFPMRFKEKTDVIIATTFFQELMDVANSKACAKAPHCIWSPIPPPELRGEAIEDLSTNGGFVSFDITSRHIEGKRLDKTVWNLLNFYAFVKNHVKSTRGFIQRRMRTCLKSLVEVLQKTGLQDDQQIKEVKGYKRMKKLVNFSKSKILRYRSDFTSKLKRIHSRLKIHGFGRFRRKWLSFPNFSSKTKYRKLEKDTSPQHN; from the exons ATGGAGAAGGTAAAGGCAATTAGTGCTGATGTTCTGGAGATTGTGGAACCTCCAAAAGAAGGATATCAGCTGACTTTACGACTCAATTTTGCTAGAATGCCGCATGGTAAAG AGTCGATAAAAACGATCACAGACATTGCTGCTGTGCAAGGTGTAATTCTGAGTTCTCAGCTGGAAGAAATGCTGATGAATGTGAATTCGCAAGATGTGGCTCAAGGAATGTACAAACCAATCAAACTTGTCTATCACCCAAGAGAGCCATTTTATGTCATAAAACAG CCCCAAAAAATCACAGCAGTATTTCCGATGCGTTTTAAGGAGAAAACAGATGTGATTATAGCTACAACTTTCTTCCAG GAACTAATGGATGTTGCAAATTCAAAAGCATGTGCTAAGGCACCCCATTGCATCTGGTCCCCTATTCCACCTCCCGAGCTAAGAGGAGAAGCAATTGAAGACTTGAGCACAAATGGAGGGTTTGTTTCTTTTG ATATTACTTCACGCCATATTGAAGGCAAAAGGCTAGATAAGACAGTGTGGAACCTTCTGAACTTTTACGCATTTGTCAAAAATCATGTAAAG AGTACTCGAGGATTTATACAAAGAAGGATGAGAACATGTCTGAAGAGCCTAGTTGAG GTCTTACAGAAAACAGGACTTCAAGATGACCAACAGATTAAAGAGGTGAAAG GATATAAACGCATGAAAAAGTTGGTAAAtttctcaaaatccaaaatactcAGATATAGAAGCGATTTCACCAGTAAACTTAAGAGGATTCATTCGAGATTAAAAATCCACGGGTTCGGCCGTTTTCGTCGAAAATGGTTGTCATTCCCCAACTTCTCCTCCAAGACAAAGTATAGAAAGCTGGAAAAAGATACTTCTCCTCAACATAATTAA
- the LOC104237490 gene encoding actin-related protein 2/3 complex subunit 2B isoform X1, whose product MACFERASPALKEILLRLYRDERTIDVDHHLHEFGSVEYYVQSTVSDPDRTYLSISTPILSQAFLISTRLSRYTMEKVKAISADVLEIVEPPKEGYQLTLRLNFARMPHGKESIKTITDIAAVQGVILSSQLEEMLMNVNSQDVAQGMYKPIKLVYHPREPFYVIKQPQKITAVFPMRFKEKTDVIIATTFFQELMDVANSKACAKAPHCIWSPIPPPELRGEAIEDLSTNGGFVSFDITSRHIEGKRLDKTVWNLLNFYAFVKNHVKSTRGFIQRRMRTCLKSLVEVLQKTGLQDDQQIKEVKGYKRMKKLVNFSKSKILRYRSDFTSKLKRIHSRLKIHGFGRFRRKWLSFPNFSSKTKYRKLEKDTSPQHN is encoded by the exons ATGGCGTGTTTTGAACGTGCATCGCCAGCATTGAAGGAGATCCTGCTCAGATTATACCG AGATGAACGGACCATTGATGTCGACCATCACCTTCATGAATTTGGGTCCGTTGAATATTACGTTCAG TCCACGGTGTCAGATCCTGATCGTACCTACTTATCAATATCAACTCCAATTCTGTCTCAAGCATTCCTGATCTCAACTCGGCTATCACGTTACACTATGGAGAAGGTAAAGGCAATTAGTGCTGATGTTCTGGAGATTGTGGAACCTCCAAAAGAAGGATATCAGCTGACTTTACGACTCAATTTTGCTAGAATGCCGCATGGTAAAG AGTCGATAAAAACGATCACAGACATTGCTGCTGTGCAAGGTGTAATTCTGAGTTCTCAGCTGGAAGAAATGCTGATGAATGTGAATTCGCAAGATGTGGCTCAAGGAATGTACAAACCAATCAAACTTGTCTATCACCCAAGAGAGCCATTTTATGTCATAAAACAG CCCCAAAAAATCACAGCAGTATTTCCGATGCGTTTTAAGGAGAAAACAGATGTGATTATAGCTACAACTTTCTTCCAG GAACTAATGGATGTTGCAAATTCAAAAGCATGTGCTAAGGCACCCCATTGCATCTGGTCCCCTATTCCACCTCCCGAGCTAAGAGGAGAAGCAATTGAAGACTTGAGCACAAATGGAGGGTTTGTTTCTTTTG ATATTACTTCACGCCATATTGAAGGCAAAAGGCTAGATAAGACAGTGTGGAACCTTCTGAACTTTTACGCATTTGTCAAAAATCATGTAAAG AGTACTCGAGGATTTATACAAAGAAGGATGAGAACATGTCTGAAGAGCCTAGTTGAG GTCTTACAGAAAACAGGACTTCAAGATGACCAACAGATTAAAGAGGTGAAAG GATATAAACGCATGAAAAAGTTGGTAAAtttctcaaaatccaaaatactcAGATATAGAAGCGATTTCACCAGTAAACTTAAGAGGATTCATTCGAGATTAAAAATCCACGGGTTCGGCCGTTTTCGTCGAAAATGGTTGTCATTCCCCAACTTCTCCTCCAAGACAAAGTATAGAAAGCTGGAAAAAGATACTTCTCCTCAACATAATTAA